Within the Beduinella massiliensis genome, the region GCCCCTTTCAAGGAGTCGAAGAAGCGGATCCCACCAAGCATTACAGCGTCATGACGAACATCGAGTCCCCGGTCGAGGGCGTGGAGAGCGTTTACAGCGAGGGCAGGACGTATTCGCCCGTCATCATGGTTTCATCCTCTTCGAAGCACCCGGAGGTCGCGATCGCGTATTTTGATTGGCTGCTTTCGGATCCAGACATTAACGCCACCGTGTGGCTCGGCTTTGAAGGGCAGCAGTGGGAGTGGGCTGACGCGGAGAACTTTATCTTCCGCACGCTGCCTGGTGCCAGCGACTACTATTTCAAAGGGTTTCAGGCGGTTTGCCAGTTCGACGCTGAGACGCAGTTCCTGTATGCCAATCCAGAAGATTATGTTTCTATTAAGTATGACGAGTTCCTCAAGCAACTGAACGATGAAACCAAGCACTACGCAGAGGCCGCTGACCTGAAGGTACCGTATACCAAGGTTGGCACGGACCTGGAATTCATGAACAACGACGCGGAAACGCTGCTGGAGGAGAGCATCATCAGCTACATTATCGGCAGCATTGACCGCAGCGCGATGGAAAGTGCGATCGCGGAGTACAATGCGCTGTATGGGGACGTTTACAGCAAGGTTTATACCGAGCAGTATCAGGCCTACATCAATCAGTAACGATGAAAAGGGGCGGGCCGCTGCAGAGAGCGGTTCGCCCCCCGCTGCGTTTGGGAGGAACGGATATGTACGACTGGCACGTTTTGACGATCGGCCATCTGTCGAGGAACAAGTTTTGGGCAGAGCAAGAGAATACGGCCTATCGCCGACCATTAGCAACCTGTACGCTGCTGAGCGGTCATGGTGAGAATATCCTCGTCGATCCCTCTTTGCCGGCGGAAGCGATGAAGGCGGCACTTTTTGATTCCGCGGGCTTGCTTCCGGAACAGATTACCAAGGTGTACTCCACCCACTTCCACTTCGACCACCACGTCAGCCCTGACGCGTTTGTCAATGCACGATGGTACATGGCACCAGGGGATCTGATCTATCTGCGCGCGCACTGGGATGAGTACATAAAGATGTGGCCGATGGATTCGCGCGCGGTGATGGAGCGCTGCCTACCCGCGCCACAGGAGCTGTGCGAGGGCGTGCGGCTGTTCGCGATGCCGGGGCACACGGAGGGGTTGTGCGCGCTGTGCTATGACGCACCCGAAGGACGAGTCATCGCCACGGGAGATGCCGTAATGAGCAAGGAGTTTTATGGGGCGGGCGAGCCCTACTTCTTTGGCTGGAACAGAGAAGCGGGTGAGCTCAGCATCCGGGCATTGCGCGGTCAATACGACGTGATCATTCCCGGTCACGGCGAGGCTTTTTGGGCGCGCGCCTATGAAAAGTGACGAAACGGGGGGACAAACGATGAGCTGGTGGCTTGAAAACAACATCCGAATGATTCAAAACAACCTGCGGGACATCGACGCTGCAATGGACGTGGACAAGCTGGTCGAAGCGCTGGAATCGTTCGATTGCAACTGCGTCATGGTGGGAGCGGCGGGCATCACGGCTTACTACCCGTCCGACCTGCCGGAACAATATGTGAGCCCTTACCTGCAAGGAAGGGATACGCTTGGCGAGATCGTGCGCAAATGCCATGAGAAGGGCA harbors:
- a CDS encoding MBL fold metallo-hydrolase, whose protein sequence is MYDWHVLTIGHLSRNKFWAEQENTAYRRPLATCTLLSGHGENILVDPSLPAEAMKAALFDSAGLLPEQITKVYSTHFHFDHHVSPDAFVNARWYMAPGDLIYLRAHWDEYIKMWPMDSRAVMERCLPAPQELCEGVRLFAMPGHTEGLCALCYDAPEGRVIATGDAVMSKEFYGAGEPYFFGWNREAGELSIRALRGQYDVIIPGHGEAFWARAYEK